A DNA window from Anastrepha ludens isolate Willacy chromosome 6, idAnaLude1.1, whole genome shotgun sequence contains the following coding sequences:
- the LOC128868322 gene encoding meiosis-specific nuclear structural protein 1-like isoform X2, whose translation MNKKNDIENDMSAERAAQVNSVMCIVNESIEKLKISLVIPKILENPLTVSRHLKGTKYEDCLHIIQSYLTMKKPDVKLYRPEECMQLLQLIDMFHENYEMLNNLPNWLDELSHVDKSLLNSLTLLQNIAEERLSKSAIAELAKEKKIHQVYHDNEQMKRNIREFQAKLHNQKINLRWKLAAKDGIIKKYEADLAFKKWDNNVHIREELVKSSRRIHNIHVASVIKQKELEEELEKAKIAYEKMLKENLAHEKEVRDEKNKLLLQLQALVKKFDQNIGEKIKENVYLQEEYDEQKRQFDEFLEEYQREEAEYEAIVKTKEEEDRRKHEEKVMLFMMTRAAKIIQRAYRRYRRSKKKVEKKKSKKRRN comes from the exons atgaataaaaaaaatgatattgaaAATG ATATGTCAGCAGAACGTGCTGCTCAGGTTAACAGCGTGATGTGCATTGTAAACGAAtccattgaaaaattaaaaatttccttGGTAATTCCAAAAATACTGGAGAACCCGTTGACCGTAAGCAGACACTTAAAAGGGACAAAATATGAAGACTGCTTACATATTATACAATCCTATTTAACAATGAAG AAACCCGATGTAAAGTTATATAGACCTGAAGAATGTATGCAATTGCTACAATTGATCGATATGTTTcatgaaaattatgaaatgttGAATAACCTACCTAACTGGTTGGATGAATTGAGCCATGTGGATAAATCTCTTTTAAATTCTTTAACACTGTTACAAAACATTGCCGAGGAGCGATTAAGTAAATCTGCCATAGCTGaacttgcaaaagaaaaaaaaatccatcaGGTGTATCATGATAATGAACAGATGAAGAGGAACATTAGAG AATTTCAGGCCAAATTacataatcaaaaaattaacttgagATGGAAATTGGCAGCTAAGGATGGTATTATTAAAAAGTATGAGGCAGATTTGGCATTTAAAAAATGGGACAATAATGTACATATAAGAGAAGAGTT ggTGAAGTCCAGCAGGCGTATACATAATATCCATGTCGCTAGcgtcataaaacaaaaagaattggAGGAAGAACTAGAGAAAGCGAAAAttgcatatgaaaaaatgttaaaagagaATCTGGCACACGAGAAAGAAGTTCGCGATGAAAA aaataaacttttattgcaATTGCAAGCGTTGGTAAAGAAATTCGATCAAAAtattggggaaaaaattaaagagaacGTTTACTTGCAAGAGGAATATGACGAGCAAAAACGACAGTTTGACGAATTTCTCGAGGAATACCAACGCGAGGAGGCTGAATATGAAGCTATCGTTAAAACAAAAGAGGAGGAAGATCGACGAAAGCACGAGGAGAAAGTAATGCTGTTTATGATGACTCGTGCCGCGAAAATTATTCAACGGGCTTATCGACGTTATCGTCGAAGCAAAAAAAAGGTGGAaaagaaaaagagcaaaaagaggCGTAACTAA
- the LOC128868322 gene encoding meiosis-specific nuclear structural protein 1-like isoform X1, with the protein MNKKNDIENADMSAERAAQVNSVMCIVNESIEKLKISLVIPKILENPLTVSRHLKGTKYEDCLHIIQSYLTMKKPDVKLYRPEECMQLLQLIDMFHENYEMLNNLPNWLDELSHVDKSLLNSLTLLQNIAEERLSKSAIAELAKEKKIHQVYHDNEQMKRNIREFQAKLHNQKINLRWKLAAKDGIIKKYEADLAFKKWDNNVHIREELVKSSRRIHNIHVASVIKQKELEEELEKAKIAYEKMLKENLAHEKEVRDEKNKLLLQLQALVKKFDQNIGEKIKENVYLQEEYDEQKRQFDEFLEEYQREEAEYEAIVKTKEEEDRRKHEEKVMLFMMTRAAKIIQRAYRRYRRSKKKVEKKKSKKRRN; encoded by the exons atgaataaaaaaaatgatattgaaAATG CAGATATGTCAGCAGAACGTGCTGCTCAGGTTAACAGCGTGATGTGCATTGTAAACGAAtccattgaaaaattaaaaatttccttGGTAATTCCAAAAATACTGGAGAACCCGTTGACCGTAAGCAGACACTTAAAAGGGACAAAATATGAAGACTGCTTACATATTATACAATCCTATTTAACAATGAAG AAACCCGATGTAAAGTTATATAGACCTGAAGAATGTATGCAATTGCTACAATTGATCGATATGTTTcatgaaaattatgaaatgttGAATAACCTACCTAACTGGTTGGATGAATTGAGCCATGTGGATAAATCTCTTTTAAATTCTTTAACACTGTTACAAAACATTGCCGAGGAGCGATTAAGTAAATCTGCCATAGCTGaacttgcaaaagaaaaaaaaatccatcaGGTGTATCATGATAATGAACAGATGAAGAGGAACATTAGAG AATTTCAGGCCAAATTacataatcaaaaaattaacttgagATGGAAATTGGCAGCTAAGGATGGTATTATTAAAAAGTATGAGGCAGATTTGGCATTTAAAAAATGGGACAATAATGTACATATAAGAGAAGAGTT ggTGAAGTCCAGCAGGCGTATACATAATATCCATGTCGCTAGcgtcataaaacaaaaagaattggAGGAAGAACTAGAGAAAGCGAAAAttgcatatgaaaaaatgttaaaagagaATCTGGCACACGAGAAAGAAGTTCGCGATGAAAA aaataaacttttattgcaATTGCAAGCGTTGGTAAAGAAATTCGATCAAAAtattggggaaaaaattaaagagaacGTTTACTTGCAAGAGGAATATGACGAGCAAAAACGACAGTTTGACGAATTTCTCGAGGAATACCAACGCGAGGAGGCTGAATATGAAGCTATCGTTAAAACAAAAGAGGAGGAAGATCGACGAAAGCACGAGGAGAAAGTAATGCTGTTTATGATGACTCGTGCCGCGAAAATTATTCAACGGGCTTATCGACGTTATCGTCGAAGCAAAAAAAAGGTGGAaaagaaaaagagcaaaaagaggCGTAACTAA